In the genome of Cydia splendana chromosome 12, ilCydSple1.2, whole genome shotgun sequence, the window ACGCTACATATTTCTAACCTCAACATTAGGCGAAGATTGTGAGAACATAAACAAGTCTCGTTCTATTGTATCTCTTTCTTAACACATTTATGGCAAAATCACCTCCATATTCTTTCAATTAAAATCTAAAACTGCTTAAACTACGCCAGCACTATTCCCACCAGCCGCATTAGGCGGAGAAGGTTGTGAGAACATGAATGACGTTGCGTTTTGAAGTATCTGTTTCCTGACGAAGTCAGTTGTGGCTGATTGTAGGTTCTCCTTGGCCCCGAACTTGCATTTGATGTAGCCGTATAGGTTCGCACCGCTGAGGGTTAGGGCGATTAGTACGAGGAGCtgtggaaaaaaatataataaaaaaaaacatgtatgCGCAGAAGAGGGCGGAGTGGCGTTCTCTTGTGTCAGAGAAgtaggtaaaataaaataaaaaattacaatgtAGCTTGCACAAAATAGCAGTAAAAAATCTTAGTATGTGAGTGATATTAATGTTAACtttagatttttatgttttgAAAAAGTCAATGCTATAAAATACTCTTATTTGACCTTTCTTTGCATGatatttctttttgcccgaaatgaATATGTGTGTCACGTAACTGTTTGCTGATTctggaaaaaaaagtaaaaaaaaaattgtgctagaagttgcataggctatatcatatttatgtaaatatataatattattacaaaggTACGCTATTTGCGATaaacctatgataaagtttttaaatgtaAAACAATTACAAACTCCGTAAAAAAACGCCCAAAATCACATgctaaaaataattaacttcTGGGTTTTTCCAAGTTTTCCGACATTTCGTCTCAAagcaaatgtaatttttattagttaaaatactgcgtaaatttaaatatgaaatCGGTAAATGGATTAGTGTTGAAAGTTgagtcttaaaaataaatattaatcacCTCCAAAAGTACCTTTAATTCATAGGACAATGTTATGATGGAAATTTCCACCACCATGCAAAGAAGGGTTAACACACGTATGATGAAAGATGAAAATAACTTTAAAGGCCTACAAGGAATTTAAGATCCCTACAGACAAACAATTTTAGATGTGGGTAGGAGTTAAAGTCGTTAATATTTCTGCTACaaccaatagatggcgttgtaCTACTTGTACTCAATAAAAggctaacccccttattcataaacgtctactaaagttgacaagccgataataatcgtttgtccctttccatcataccaatacgtcggaaagggacaaacgattattatcggcttgtcaactttagtagacgtttatgaataagggggtaagccATTACCATCCATTTAAACTTGAGGGTGAAGAGACACATGAGGAAGAAACCGCTCCACACGAGGGGGCACAGGATCAGCCCCAGCCAGAACAGTCGGCTCTCATTCCGGTTCACACGGTTCtagaagataaaaaaaaaacaacacaaCGTTAGCAAGAAACTGTTACCCAAATAGATTTTGTGAAATAAGTTTAATTATCTATATGCGAAATGAGTGTTTATttaaacatagtttattttgctcggggcaagacaaacagtatgaggattccatacaagtgcgTCTTACCCCAGTGATAGTCATATCCCACCTTACCTTAATTAGAATCAATTCTGTCAATAGTTAAATATGTAATGAATGTGTTCCATTTCCCTCAGGGGCGCCAAGCGAGGGTCACTATCGCGAACACAGCCGATGGGACACATACATATGTAGATTTGGAGGTCAAAGAACACATACATTTGGAGACAAAGATGTGTTATTATTTAAGTCTGTGGTTATGACAGTGTTTGCTACTTTGGCCTTTAGCCCATCATGCCTTAGAAGAAGTTAGATTTACATATAGTTGTCAAATAGAAACGCATATCGCATATTGAACAGTAatatacaaaataatgaaaCTAATATCATACCTGCTTGGATTCGAAGACCCAGTGCGATTTTCCATCATCATCAACATAGTTCCACCATCTCAAACCCACGAGCAGACGGCCTGGAATGTAACATAGAATatctattaatttttaattagtaaattatttttctcGTAAGATAGTTCGTGCCTTTGTGGGTTAGCCTTGCGagattttaagtttttatagacgaattatgaataaaaatatatttgaaacaGCTTCTCTAAATGTATTTTCGTAGTCAAACAAATTTTGTTGTCACTACGATATTCGATAAAATCTCGTATACGGTATACGACAAAAATCACGCCGTGTGAACGTAGCCTAAGTAATCTTGAAAAGTTGGTCTTCCTAGGATTAATCAAGAGATTACCAGTGATATTCTTGACGCTCCAGAAGTCAGCGGACAGCAGCAGGATAACCAGCACGAAGGAGGCTATGAAGGAGTCGGAGAACCATCCGCAGAGGATGTACACCACGATGGCGGAGCAGCGGAACACCAGGTGGAAGAACACGATGTATGGGTGGCTGGAATTCAGAAACAGTTTACACGCTAAAGTAAGAACcctaagtacagtcagcagctgaagttgctaagcgggccaggtgttcaaaatgatcttggcgcgactttattgttaagagaataagagcgtgtcaaggtaattttgaacacctcgcccgcttagcaacttctgctgttgactgtacgaagaatttcgtacattataGTTGACAACATGCATGTTTGAGTTGCATAGGCTTGGTCCTAAAATTATACAAAAGGCTCAGGatacacacacgcacacactcagaaatttttttttgtgcgtTCTTTCGTTATTAGATTACCTGTTAGACGTACTTCTTTCTTAATAATGTTACC includes:
- the LOC134795712 gene encoding uncharacterized Golgi apparatus membrane protein-like protein CG5021 isoform X2 — encoded protein: MNSATVPLLDDDTLAFGEEDNAGKKFIHPYIVFFHLVFRCSAIVVYILCGWFSDSFIASFVLVILLLSADFWSVKNITGRLLVGLRWWNYVDDDGKSHWVFESKQNRVNRNESRLFWLGLILCPLVWSGFFLMCLFTLKFKWMLLVLIALTLSGANLYGYIKCKFGAKENLQSATTDFVRKQILQNATSFMFSQPSPPNAAGGNSAGVV
- the LOC134795712 gene encoding uncharacterized Golgi apparatus membrane protein-like protein CG5021 isoform X1 — translated: MNSATPGVPQVPLLDDDTLAFGEEDNAGKKFIHPYIVFFHLVFRCSAIVVYILCGWFSDSFIASFVLVILLLSADFWSVKNITGRLLVGLRWWNYVDDDGKSHWVFESKQNRVNRNESRLFWLGLILCPLVWSGFFLMCLFTLKFKWMLLVLIALTLSGANLYGYIKCKFGAKENLQSATTDFVRKQILQNATSFMFSQPSPPNAAGGNSAGVV